The Leucobacter sp. UCMA 4100 genome window below encodes:
- a CDS encoding alpha/beta hydrolase family protein produces the protein MSEQAPGEHDITIESLVFEGEGGAPLSVKRFSAPAQTDRVAIIAAAMSTPQSFYAPFATWLAAQGFTVYTFDYQGFAGSIEPGKTLKDTRATMTTWGADARIMLETVRAREGQDARIQWIGQSLGSQLLGFTDTTELEAATIVACGTGSLHFSPRSNRFKAPLLWYVLSPLLTRAYGYFPGKKYRILGDTPPDLMRQWTRWCRRRDYMFHEHPELRAQYAAVEIPITCIAFSDDEVMSPEATAELESWYSGANVTSLSYTPEQLGRSRIGHMGIFRSSNAETWPTVFAHLVATEEAHGQH, from the coding sequence GTGAGTGAGCAAGCACCGGGTGAGCACGACATCACCATCGAATCACTGGTTTTCGAGGGTGAGGGCGGAGCGCCGCTCAGCGTGAAGCGGTTTTCGGCACCCGCCCAGACCGATCGGGTCGCGATCATTGCTGCGGCGATGAGCACCCCGCAAAGCTTCTACGCCCCGTTTGCAACGTGGCTCGCAGCTCAGGGCTTCACGGTCTACACCTTCGATTACCAGGGCTTCGCGGGCTCCATCGAGCCGGGCAAAACCCTCAAAGATACGAGGGCAACCATGACGACGTGGGGCGCAGACGCACGCATCATGCTCGAAACCGTTCGCGCTCGTGAAGGCCAAGACGCACGCATTCAGTGGATCGGCCAGAGCCTCGGTTCGCAGCTACTCGGCTTCACCGACACGACCGAGCTCGAGGCGGCGACGATCGTTGCGTGCGGAACCGGCTCGCTGCACTTCAGCCCCCGCAGCAACCGTTTCAAGGCCCCCCTGCTCTGGTACGTGCTGAGCCCGCTGCTCACGCGGGCATACGGCTACTTTCCGGGCAAAAAGTACCGCATTCTCGGCGACACCCCGCCCGATCTCATGCGCCAGTGGACAAGGTGGTGCAGGCGACGCGACTACATGTTTCACGAGCACCCCGAGCTTCGCGCGCAGTACGCCGCGGTCGAGATACCGATCACCTGCATCGCGTTCAGCGACGACGAGGTCATGTCGCCCGAAGCGACCGCCGAGCTCGAGTCCTGGTACTCGGGCGCCAACGTCACGAGCCTCAGCTACACGCCAGAGCAACTGGGGCGAAGCCGCATTGGCCACATGGGCATTTTTCGTTCAAGCAACGCCGAGACATGGCCGACCGTCTTTGCGCACCTCGTCGCGACCGAGGAAGCACACGGGCAGCACTAG
- a CDS encoding GNAT family N-acetyltransferase, producing the protein MIRELQSAERSSTAMRGLVWLAAELPDEAITAIITDELPGLTTLGLFGEQEPQELIGFVSFDASREPVEIEYIAVGAAAQHGGHGSRLIEAVRDHVGGATLYAQTDDDAVDFYRKRGFTITSAAPDPRWPERQRYDCALTSA; encoded by the coding sequence ATGATTCGAGAACTCCAGAGCGCCGAGCGCTCGTCGACCGCCATGCGCGGGCTCGTGTGGCTTGCCGCTGAGCTGCCAGACGAGGCCATCACCGCGATCATCACCGACGAGCTTCCCGGGCTCACGACGCTCGGGCTTTTCGGCGAGCAAGAGCCTCAGGAGCTCATCGGTTTCGTGTCGTTCGATGCCTCACGCGAACCCGTTGAAATTGAGTACATCGCGGTGGGCGCCGCTGCGCAACACGGCGGCCACGGCTCACGGCTCATCGAGGCGGTTCGCGATCACGTCGGCGGCGCCACGCTCTACGCCCAAACCGACGACGATGCCGTCGACTTCTATCGCAAGCGCGGCTTCACCATCACGAGCGCCGCGCCCGACCCGCGATGGCCTGAGCGGCAGCGCTATGACTGCGCGCTCACCTCGGCCTGA
- a CDS encoding MmcQ/YjbR family DNA-binding protein produces the protein MNETTPGQTRVQARARARANELPGAECSHPFGEQVDVFKVCGKMFMMHTEMPGQPVVVLKVTPEEGRVLQLAYESITPGYHMNKKHWITLGPGDELSDQLIDDLVTESYLLVVEKLPARLRPVDPETFGQGPAIRG, from the coding sequence ATGAATGAAACGACACCGGGGCAGACGCGTGTGCAAGCGCGGGCCAGGGCGCGCGCGAACGAGCTGCCGGGTGCTGAATGCTCGCATCCCTTCGGCGAGCAGGTCGACGTGTTTAAGGTCTGCGGCAAAATGTTCATGATGCACACCGAGATGCCGGGCCAGCCCGTCGTGGTACTCAAGGTGACTCCCGAGGAGGGGCGGGTGCTGCAACTTGCCTACGAGAGCATTACTCCCGGCTATCACATGAACAAGAAGCACTGGATCACGCTGGGGCCCGGCGATGAGCTGAGTGATCAGCTCATTGATGATCTCGTGACCGAGTCGTACCTCTTGGTGGTCGAGAAGCTGCCGGCAAGGCTCCGGCCGGTCGACCCTGAAACCTTTGGCCAGGGGCCCGCGATACGCGGCTAG
- a CDS encoding AraC family transcriptional regulator translates to MLNTSLADADHLATQVLPIGTEYPPGYLLRRHEHRRAQLLYGAKGVMRLDTDEGSWIVPEDRAALIPPGMPHEVLMDGVTTWSLYIEPAAVPWWPEHCEVIEVNALLRELLRAANALPLEYEVRGRDGSLIDLVLHELRAQTPLPFHITVPHEEPFRGLCQRYLEAPHLAIDNRAWAAEAAMSPRSFDRHFVKLTGSTPAAWRARARLLASLGMLRHESVTDVSATLGYQSPAAFSAAFSQVFGQPPSSFQG, encoded by the coding sequence GTGCTTAACACCTCGCTCGCTGACGCCGATCACCTCGCCACGCAGGTGCTACCCATCGGCACCGAATACCCGCCCGGCTACCTGCTGCGGCGACACGAGCACCGCAGGGCCCAGCTGCTCTACGGCGCGAAGGGCGTGATGCGGCTCGATACCGACGAGGGGTCGTGGATCGTGCCCGAAGATCGCGCGGCACTGATCCCGCCAGGCATGCCTCACGAGGTGCTCATGGACGGCGTGACAACGTGGAGCCTCTACATTGAGCCAGCCGCGGTGCCCTGGTGGCCCGAGCACTGCGAGGTGATCGAGGTGAACGCGCTCTTGCGCGAACTGCTGCGAGCGGCAAATGCGCTGCCGCTCGAGTACGAGGTGCGGGGGCGAGACGGCTCGCTCATCGATCTCGTGCTGCACGAGCTCAGGGCCCAGACGCCGCTGCCGTTTCACATCACGGTTCCGCACGAAGAGCCCTTTCGGGGGCTGTGCCAGCGCTACCTCGAAGCACCACACCTCGCGATCGACAACCGAGCCTGGGCAGCTGAGGCCGCCATGAGCCCCCGCTCGTTTGACCGGCACTTTGTGAAACTCACGGGGTCAACGCCGGCTGCATGGCGGGCACGGGCGAGACTGCTTGCCTCGCTCGGGATGCTGCGGCATGAGAGCGTGACCGACGTCTCGGCGACGCTCGGGTACCAGTCTCCCGCGGCGTTCTCGGCTGCGTTCTCGCAGGTGTTCGGGCAGCCGCCGTCGTCGTTTCAGGGCTAG
- a CDS encoding AraC family transcriptional regulator, with translation MTRAFSLRKTPAKSRGFLLTTVKHTTHTIREWADETHGEDELIWSTAGVARVRAGDALWTLPAHRAVWIPAGVPHTIEASADTILHATFLAVGVADHLPREATVIELMPAIRELLLLNAGSEMPADTRMRLQALAIELMRPSPSAQVDLAMPVSPRILFVAERILADPAAHKTTVDWADQVGMPARQLSRAFADETGLSMTQWRIRARVKASLVPLASGETVVATARALGYANAGTFIEHFTATLGSTPAAYFS, from the coding sequence GTGACCCGAGCCTTCTCGCTGCGAAAGACCCCGGCCAAGAGCCGAGGCTTTCTCCTGACGACGGTGAAACACACGACCCACACGATTCGAGAGTGGGCCGATGAGACGCACGGCGAAGACGAGCTCATCTGGTCGACGGCAGGGGTCGCGCGGGTGCGGGCGGGAGATGCGCTCTGGACTCTCCCCGCGCACCGAGCGGTGTGGATCCCGGCCGGCGTTCCCCACACCATTGAAGCCTCGGCCGACACGATTCTGCACGCGACATTTCTCGCGGTGGGGGTCGCCGATCACCTGCCGCGGGAGGCGACGGTGATTGAGCTCATGCCCGCGATCCGCGAACTGCTGCTCTTGAACGCGGGCAGTGAGATGCCAGCCGACACGCGTATGCGGCTGCAGGCGCTCGCGATTGAGCTTATGCGGCCAAGCCCGAGCGCTCAGGTTGACCTCGCGATGCCCGTGAGCCCGCGCATTCTGTTTGTGGCTGAGCGCATTCTTGCCGACCCGGCTGCACACAAGACCACGGTCGACTGGGCCGATCAGGTGGGAATGCCCGCGAGGCAACTTTCTCGAGCATTCGCCGATGAGACCGGGCTCAGTATGACCCAGTGGCGCATCCGGGCCCGGGTGAAGGCCTCGCTCGTGCCACTCGCCTCGGGCGAGACCGTCGTTGCGACCGCTCGCGCCCTCGGGTACGCGAATGCGGGCACGTTTATTGAGCACTTCACCGCGACGCTTGGGAGCACCCCCGCGGCCTACTTCTCGTAA
- a CDS encoding MFS transporter — protein sequence MTAYQAPQNTNTPEPVAHAGPVVWSLAIAVLSFSLMQTLLVPALPELSRAFDLDAASGGWILTTYLLAGAVAAPILGALGDRYGHKRLLLISLGFFVVGSIFALVAPSFGTLLAARVLQGASTATFPLALAIVRSDLMPTAQPAAMGWLSGMLGAGAGAALVIGGVVTDFIGWRWLFSIGAIMGLLSMALIVRWVPRSQPKGGGRIDLAGAALLTVGLVTLLLALTQGNAWGWASIGVLSLVAAAVVSFAAFVIVERAATVPLMNLRSRGSPLRASSRCFSVRCRTSFTLGFPCSWGRAAASVTASRSRASASRCFRARCSSSLVAARRRGYSRSFPARSSLRARSSSCCSAAWVRRSCPVR from the coding sequence ATGACCGCGTACCAGGCGCCCCAGAACACGAACACCCCCGAACCCGTCGCCCACGCGGGGCCGGTCGTCTGGTCGCTCGCCATCGCGGTGCTGAGCTTCTCGCTCATGCAAACCCTGCTCGTTCCCGCGCTGCCCGAGCTGAGTCGCGCGTTTGATCTCGACGCGGCCTCGGGAGGGTGGATCCTCACCACTTATCTTCTGGCCGGAGCCGTCGCCGCGCCCATTCTCGGCGCGCTCGGCGACCGCTATGGACATAAGCGCCTGCTGCTTATCTCGCTCGGGTTCTTCGTGGTCGGCAGCATCTTCGCGCTCGTCGCTCCGAGCTTCGGGACGCTCCTCGCCGCCAGGGTTCTGCAGGGCGCCTCGACCGCCACGTTCCCACTCGCCCTCGCGATCGTGCGCAGCGACCTGATGCCCACGGCCCAGCCCGCGGCAATGGGCTGGCTGAGCGGCATGCTGGGCGCCGGGGCCGGCGCGGCCCTCGTCATCGGCGGGGTCGTGACCGACTTCATCGGCTGGCGTTGGCTCTTTTCGATCGGAGCGATCATGGGGCTGCTGAGCATGGCCCTCATCGTGCGGTGGGTGCCGCGCTCGCAACCCAAGGGCGGCGGTCGCATCGACCTCGCTGGGGCGGCACTCTTGACCGTCGGCCTTGTCACGCTGTTGCTGGCCCTCACGCAGGGCAACGCCTGGGGTTGGGCATCGATCGGTGTGCTGTCGCTCGTGGCAGCGGCCGTCGTGAGCTTCGCGGCCTTCGTCATTGTCGAGCGAGCCGCCACGGTGCCCCTCATGAACCTCCGCAGCCGGGGCTCGCCCTTACGAGCATCATCACGCTGTTTCTCGGTGCGGTGCCGTACCTCTTTTACGTTGGGCTTCCCGTGCTCATGGGGGCGAGCGGCGGCATCGGTCACGGCCTCTCGGTCACGGGCGTCGGCATCGCGATGCTTCCGAGCGCGGTGCTCGTCTTCTTTGGTGGCCGCGCGACGCCGTGGTTACTCACGAAGCTTTCCCGCTCGCTCGTCGCTGCGGGCTCGCTCTTCCTCATGCTGCTCGGCAGCGTGGGTACGGCGCTCATGCCCGGTTCGATGA
- a CDS encoding MarR family winged helix-turn-helix transcriptional regulator: MATDRSSTVDDATAVELWGRVIRGFTATNRRVHAVFKERFDLNEAEVETLLSLVRRPDHQARHNTLATAAGFSTGGFTKVADKLTARGFTERNACSADRRVSYLQLTAQGAELAAELEVVAAEVNREYVIEVLGFERASLVADAFVELYQAHHNAAKP; the protein is encoded by the coding sequence GTGGCAACCGATCGTTCGAGCACCGTCGACGATGCGACCGCGGTTGAGCTCTGGGGGCGCGTCATTCGAGGGTTCACCGCGACCAACCGGCGGGTGCACGCGGTGTTCAAAGAACGCTTTGATCTCAACGAGGCAGAAGTCGAGACGCTATTAAGTCTCGTGCGACGCCCCGATCATCAGGCCAGGCACAATACGCTCGCGACGGCCGCAGGGTTTTCGACGGGCGGCTTCACGAAGGTGGCCGACAAGCTCACCGCGAGGGGGTTCACTGAGCGCAATGCTTGTTCGGCCGATCGAAGGGTGAGCTATTTGCAGCTCACCGCTCAGGGTGCTGAACTTGCGGCCGAACTCGAGGTGGTCGCGGCCGAGGTGAATCGTGAGTACGTCATTGAGGTGCTCGGCTTCGAACGCGCCTCGCTCGTGGCTGATGCCTTCGTCGAGCTGTACCAGGCGCACCACAATGCAGCGAAGCCCTAA
- a CDS encoding FUSC family protein translates to MMAKPYPDASEPRFSLRIGSTSAKYALVLVGSAAAVLGACYAFIGPHTAQAGYLSIMVLLSAARAPSKRYRYIAAAWAVLVAMLGYLVGPLGLWATLIALMAVSLVQGLFKFGEVAFLTRSPVNLIAFAAISHGEVRPWQVLLGSVIGAGFILLMTSKLPARTEGSDRQVPVADRLRYGVMVALGAVSIVLLAEALTFAHADWALLTFCVILAVGGDRRAERATGRVIGSLGGVVLATLATLAPAPVQLAVALASLLLCVAYLREVNYTMFVTFLTPAILLTTTSEGSAVSLGVQRIEAVVAAAVIAVFCSWLFERRVPSRQ, encoded by the coding sequence ATGATGGCCAAGCCGTACCCCGACGCGTCTGAGCCTCGCTTCTCGCTGCGCATCGGTTCGACGAGCGCTAAGTATGCACTCGTGCTCGTCGGGTCGGCCGCCGCGGTGCTCGGTGCCTGTTACGCCTTTATCGGGCCGCACACGGCGCAAGCGGGCTACCTTTCGATCATGGTGCTGCTCTCAGCGGCACGCGCGCCGAGCAAACGGTACCGTTACATTGCGGCCGCCTGGGCTGTGCTCGTCGCGATGCTCGGCTACCTCGTCGGCCCCCTTGGACTCTGGGCAACCCTCATCGCGCTCATGGCGGTGTCGCTCGTACAGGGGCTCTTCAAATTTGGCGAGGTTGCGTTCCTGACCCGCTCACCGGTCAACCTCATCGCCTTCGCCGCGATCTCACACGGCGAGGTTCGCCCTTGGCAGGTGCTGCTCGGCTCGGTTATCGGGGCCGGGTTCATTCTGCTCATGACCTCAAAGCTTCCGGCCAGGACCGAGGGCAGTGACCGGCAGGTTCCGGTCGCTGACCGGCTGCGGTACGGCGTCATGGTCGCGCTCGGTGCTGTCAGCATCGTGCTGCTCGCCGAGGCGCTCACGTTCGCGCATGCCGACTGGGCGTTGCTCACCTTCTGCGTCATTCTCGCGGTCGGAGGCGACCGTAGGGCCGAGCGCGCAACCGGCCGCGTGATTGGATCGCTCGGTGGCGTCGTGCTCGCCACCCTCGCAACCCTTGCGCCGGCGCCCGTTCAGCTCGCGGTGGCGCTGGCTTCGCTGTTGCTCTGCGTCGCCTACTTGCGCGAGGTGAACTACACCATGTTTGTGACGTTTCTCACGCCGGCGATCTTGCTCACGACCACCTCCGAAGGCTCGGCCGTGAGCCTCGGGGTTCAGCGCATCGAGGCGGTCGTTGCTGCCGCGGTCATCGCGGTATTCTGTAGCTGGCTTTTCGAGCGGCGAGTGCCGAGCAGGCAGTGA
- a CDS encoding sulfite exporter TauE/SafE family protein: MIFSASLLIIVLVGVIVGITTALFGFGGGFVTVPIIAIVDAHLGGDALAVATATSALVMLVNAIVATVATDREALATLRGHGSLIALLALGGALGAALGRFSPDWLLRWGFVTYVLITIIDLVARPGFITPKQADQPEQQPATNDCRTLLPSWLGTPIGTIAALLGVGGSVMTVPLMRRSGAPMSLATTLANPLTLAIVAPALLVSLLIAPGHVAAPGLVGSVDLVAGLALLVGAVPVIVYLRRRAPRISDTVHAWSYIGLLALSASAVALTSLTW, encoded by the coding sequence GTGATCTTTTCTGCCTCGCTCCTCATCATCGTTCTCGTTGGCGTCATTGTCGGCATCACCACGGCGCTCTTCGGCTTCGGTGGCGGCTTCGTGACCGTGCCCATCATCGCGATCGTCGACGCGCACCTGGGAGGCGATGCCCTCGCGGTCGCGACAGCGACCTCAGCGCTCGTCATGCTCGTGAATGCCATCGTCGCGACGGTCGCGACCGACCGTGAGGCGCTCGCAACCCTGCGCGGGCACGGGTCACTCATCGCGCTGCTCGCACTCGGAGGAGCCCTTGGCGCGGCACTCGGCCGATTCTCGCCCGACTGGTTACTGCGCTGGGGTTTCGTCACCTACGTGCTCATCACGATCATTGACCTTGTAGCGCGGCCTGGCTTCATTACCCCAAAGCAGGCGGATCAGCCCGAGCAACAGCCCGCAACAAATGATTGCCGAACCCTCTTGCCCTCCTGGCTCGGCACCCCCATCGGCACGATCGCGGCCCTGCTCGGGGTGGGCGGTAGCGTCATGACGGTTCCACTCATGCGGCGCTCTGGCGCACCGATGTCACTCGCGACGACGCTCGCGAACCCGCTCACCCTCGCGATTGTCGCGCCCGCCCTGCTCGTCTCACTCTTGATTGCTCCTGGGCACGTCGCAGCCCCGGGGCTCGTCGGCTCGGTTGACCTCGTCGCGGGGCTCGCTCTGCTCGTGGGAGCCGTTCCCGTGATCGTGTACCTGCGCCGCAGAGCCCCGCGCATCAGCGATACCGTTCACGCCTGGAGCTACATCGGGCTCCTAGCGCTCTCAGCCTCGGCGGTTGCGCTCACGAGCCTCACCTGGTGA
- a CDS encoding NADPH-dependent FMN reductase: MVKIAIITGSTRPGRINYGLAEWLHARATERGDAQYELVDIADYNLPVLNEGLPAAMGQYEHAHTKAWAEKIAQFDGFIFVTGEYNHSVPPALANALSYLNAEWANKAAGLVGYGSAFGVRAVEHLRGILSELQVAHVQKQGMFSLFTDFENFQTFAPTELQAASVEPMFEQVVTWSKAMRQVRTGALAEA, from the coding sequence ATGGTCAAGATCGCCATCATCACCGGCTCAACTCGCCCCGGCCGCATTAACTACGGCCTTGCCGAGTGGCTGCACGCACGTGCAACCGAGCGCGGCGACGCACAGTACGAGCTCGTCGACATCGCCGACTACAACCTGCCCGTACTCAACGAGGGCCTGCCAGCGGCCATGGGCCAGTATGAGCACGCACACACCAAGGCTTGGGCCGAAAAGATCGCCCAGTTCGACGGCTTCATCTTCGTGACCGGCGAGTACAACCACTCGGTCCCGCCGGCACTCGCAAACGCACTCAGCTACCTGAACGCCGAGTGGGCCAACAAGGCAGCCGGCCTCGTGGGGTACGGCTCGGCCTTCGGCGTACGCGCCGTCGAGCATCTGCGCGGCATTCTCTCTGAGCTGCAGGTTGCACACGTGCAGAAGCAGGGCATGTTCTCGCTCTTCACCGACTTCGAGAACTTCCAGACGTTCGCGCCGACCGAACTGCAGGCAGCATCAGTAGAGCCAATGTTCGAGCAGGTCGTGACCTGGAGCAAGGCCATGCGCCAGGTGCGAACCGGCGCGCTCGCCGAGGCCTAG
- a CDS encoding MFS transporter, translating to MSASRSEGTTVPKARFWGPVAVIGTAQFLVIMNNAIINIALPSLVADLGMSPVNQSWVVTSYLLAFGAMLVLGGQIGDSIGHRRALIIGLGVTAVAAIGAGLASAGWALLAWRSLQGAAAALVSPSAVALLSLTFADPALRRRAFGIYGAVTGAGGALGLIAGGVLTDAFSWRATMFVSVPFAIVAAVGALWLLPGARNTSKRQWNVRGAGLVVLGIGALLLTITRIGAKGAPLVGVIAGIVAVVCLSLFARAERTSANPVIPHGFFRSRDRSLGLLTVGVGALSMTGVFVILSVHMQGEMGLSALDTSIATLPYPVGMVVSTQLAPRLIGRFGAQRTAVTAMLVAASGLAPLAWSGTHSYWSLMLPSLIFVSLAIGPAFVAGSQLAMSDVAAETSGVAGALMNSASEIGGAIGVAALSAASLSSLSLRPDAGSPGFGLAVLLATAFLLMGGMLGGVLNRRAPRLAR from the coding sequence ATGTCTGCTTCTCGCAGCGAGGGCACCACTGTGCCCAAGGCCCGTTTTTGGGGCCCCGTCGCGGTCATTGGTACCGCGCAATTTCTTGTCATTATGAACAACGCGATCATCAACATCGCGCTCCCGAGCCTCGTCGCCGATCTCGGCATGAGCCCGGTCAACCAGTCGTGGGTGGTGACGAGTTACCTGCTCGCGTTTGGCGCGATGCTCGTGCTCGGCGGCCAGATCGGTGATTCGATCGGCCATCGCAGAGCGCTTATCATCGGCCTCGGCGTCACTGCCGTCGCTGCCATCGGCGCGGGCCTCGCGAGCGCCGGCTGGGCGCTTCTCGCGTGGCGCAGCCTGCAGGGAGCCGCCGCAGCACTCGTCTCGCCCTCGGCGGTCGCCCTGCTCTCGCTCACCTTCGCTGACCCGGCTCTGCGCAGGCGCGCGTTTGGCATTTACGGTGCGGTGACCGGAGCCGGAGGCGCGCTCGGGCTCATCGCGGGCGGGGTGCTCACCGATGCGTTCTCGTGGCGAGCGACGATGTTTGTCTCCGTCCCATTCGCCATTGTCGCAGCGGTCGGGGCGCTCTGGCTCCTGCCCGGCGCACGCAACACCTCGAAGCGCCAGTGGAATGTGCGGGGCGCAGGCCTCGTGGTGCTCGGCATCGGCGCACTGCTTTTGACCATTACCCGAATTGGCGCCAAGGGCGCTCCCCTCGTGGGTGTCATCGCTGGCATCGTTGCGGTCGTGTGCCTCTCGCTCTTCGCCCGCGCCGAGCGCACGAGCGCGAACCCCGTGATACCGCACGGCTTCTTTCGCTCACGCGATCGCTCGCTCGGGCTGCTCACCGTTGGTGTCGGGGCCCTCAGCATGACCGGAGTGTTCGTGATTCTGAGCGTGCACATGCAGGGCGAGATGGGACTCAGCGCGCTCGACACGAGCATCGCGACCCTTCCCTACCCCGTGGGCATGGTCGTCTCGACCCAGCTTGCGCCGAGACTCATTGGCCGCTTCGGCGCCCAGCGCACCGCCGTCACGGCAATGCTCGTGGCGGCGAGCGGTCTCGCCCCACTCGCTTGGAGCGGCACCCACTCATACTGGAGTCTCATGCTGCCATCGCTCATCTTCGTGAGCCTCGCGATCGGCCCGGCGTTCGTCGCCGGGTCGCAACTCGCGATGAGCGACGTTGCCGCCGAGACCTCTGGTGTTGCCGGTGCGCTCATGAATTCGGCCTCTGAGATCGGAGGGGCCATCGGCGTCGCGGCGCTGAGCGCTGCCTCGCTCTCGAGCCTCTCGCTACGGCCCGACGCTGGCAGCCCAGGCTTCGGCCTCGCCGTACTCCTCGCGACGGCGTTTCTGCTCATGGGCGGGATGCTCGGCGGCGTCTTGAATCGCCGAGCACCCCGCCTAGCTCGCTAG
- a CDS encoding siderophore-interacting protein produces MAIPCSPARVVSTKRLSPHMIRIQFEAVGGWRWFVDGVGDERIDIAIPRPGETVAELDTFNLPEYGRGWQGEEPPWRHYTVRDVHDEGARIDIDFVVHDGGIASSWAERAEPGHMIGVFGVDRESASASYYNQPADAEYQLLVADATGLPGLGRILEQLPAHMRATAIVEVCDEADVLELTTEADVTVIWKTGSGNGLAPSVLADEVQKISEPDVPWYAWVACEAATSRAIRKDLRGRLGLARDRHNVVGYWTQNLAGDMPADVG; encoded by the coding sequence ATGGCAATTCCCTGTTCACCAGCACGGGTCGTGAGCACCAAGCGACTTTCACCGCACATGATTCGCATTCAGTTCGAGGCGGTCGGCGGCTGGCGCTGGTTCGTCGACGGGGTGGGCGACGAGCGCATCGACATTGCGATTCCGCGCCCGGGCGAGACGGTCGCTGAACTCGACACCTTCAACCTGCCCGAATACGGGCGCGGCTGGCAGGGCGAAGAGCCGCCCTGGCGCCACTACACGGTGCGCGACGTGCACGACGAGGGCGCGCGCATCGACATCGACTTCGTGGTGCACGACGGTGGCATTGCTTCGAGCTGGGCAGAACGGGCCGAGCCGGGGCACATGATCGGCGTCTTCGGGGTCGACCGAGAGAGCGCAAGCGCCTCGTACTACAACCAGCCCGCCGACGCCGAGTACCAGCTGCTCGTTGCCGACGCGACCGGGCTGCCAGGGCTCGGGCGAATTCTCGAGCAGCTGCCCGCCCATATGCGCGCGACCGCGATCGTTGAGGTGTGCGACGAGGCCGACGTGCTTGAGCTCACAACCGAGGCCGACGTCACGGTGATCTGGAAAACGGGAAGCGGCAACGGCCTCGCACCGAGCGTACTTGCCGACGAGGTGCAGAAGATCAGCGAGCCCGATGTGCCCTGGTACGCCTGGGTTGCCTGCGAGGCCGCAACGAGCCGCGCGATCCGCAAAGATCTGCGGGGTCGTCTCGGACTCGCGCGCGACCGGCATAACGTCGTGGGGTACTGGACTCAGAACCTCGCAGGCGACATGCCAGCCGACGTCGGCTAG
- a CDS encoding YidC/Oxa1 family membrane protein insertase produces the protein MNIYEFGPIKLLVSAANWAVTHLSALLEPLAGTESAALAVIALTVLVRACLIPVGRSQVKATVTRQRLAPQLAEIQRKYAKKPEELQRRTMELYKAEKASPFAGCLPVLAQMPVLMAVYGLFVLQRIGGEPNELLGHTLWDVPLSSKFLPSLFAGDVTLASTLLMLVIMVIIAACAATSRKLLMPPTPAPAAKPAPQPAGIAGEVRMPDLTGVTKVLSFMPFMTAVIATFVPLAAALYLMTTTAWTLGERLILNRIYGVKPGAQAEVSAQS, from the coding sequence ATGAATATTTACGAATTTGGCCCGATCAAGCTGCTGGTGAGTGCAGCGAACTGGGCAGTAACGCACCTGAGCGCGCTCCTTGAGCCGCTTGCCGGGACCGAGAGCGCGGCCCTCGCGGTCATCGCGCTCACCGTGCTCGTGAGGGCCTGCCTCATTCCCGTCGGCCGCTCGCAAGTGAAAGCGACGGTCACGAGGCAACGCCTCGCGCCGCAGCTTGCCGAGATTCAACGCAAGTACGCGAAGAAGCCCGAAGAACTCCAGCGTCGCACGATGGAGCTGTACAAGGCCGAGAAAGCCTCACCCTTCGCTGGCTGCCTGCCGGTGCTCGCGCAAATGCCGGTGCTCATGGCGGTGTACGGACTTTTTGTGTTGCAGCGCATCGGCGGCGAGCCGAACGAGCTGCTGGGGCACACCCTCTGGGATGTTCCGCTTTCTTCGAAGTTTCTCCCGAGCCTTTTTGCCGGCGATGTGACGCTCGCGTCGACGCTGCTCATGCTCGTCATCATGGTCATCATCGCGGCCTGCGCTGCGACATCGCGCAAACTGCTCATGCCGCCCACGCCCGCTCCGGCCGCGAAGCCGGCGCCGCAACCCGCAGGAATCGCGGGTGAGGTGCGCATGCCCGACCTCACGGGCGTCACGAAGGTGCTGAGCTTTATGCCGTTCATGACCGCGGTGATTGCGACGTTCGTTCCTCTCGCGGCGGCGCTCTACCTCATGACGACGACGGCGTGGACGCTCGGTGAGCGCCTCATCCTCAACCGCATCTACGGCGTGAAACCTGGCGCTCAGGCCGAGGTGAGCGCGCAGTCATAG